A window of Haliscomenobacter hydrossis DSM 1100 contains these coding sequences:
- a CDS encoding LexA family protein — protein MSSANSVGDTRVPVIKISRIRTELPYFQSVHAGFPSPADDYLEEKLNLDNYLIKNPASTFFIRADGDSMTGAGIYPEDILIVDRSLQAKSKDVIVAWLDGDFTLKRLVYEQGRCWLRPENPQFTAIEVIAENDFRVWGVVTHVIHQPYEL, from the coding sequence ATGAGCAGCGCAAACAGCGTGGGCGACACACGTGTGCCCGTCATCAAGATCAGCCGCATTCGCACCGAATTGCCCTATTTTCAGTCGGTACACGCCGGGTTCCCTTCGCCCGCCGACGATTACCTGGAGGAAAAACTCAATCTGGACAACTACCTGATCAAAAACCCCGCCTCCACCTTTTTTATCCGCGCAGACGGCGATTCCATGACCGGAGCGGGCATTTACCCCGAAGACATCCTGATTGTAGACCGTTCTTTGCAGGCCAAATCCAAAGATGTGATCGTCGCCTGGCTCGACGGGGATTTTACCCTCAAACGCCTGGTGTACGAGCAGGGCCGCTGCTGGCTGCGCCCGGAAAACCCGCAGTTTACGGCCATCGAGGTCATTGCCGAAAACGACTTCAGGGTCTGGGGCGTTGTCACCCATGTCATCCACCAGCCTTATGAATTGTGA
- a CDS encoding Y-family DNA polymerase, whose protein sequence is MYLLADCNNFYASCERVFNPRLCGCPVVVLSNNDGCVVARSNEAKALGIAMGEPFFKIKSLVQEHKVAVFSSNYTLYADMSERVMNVLQAHCPHTEVYSIDEAFLHLRQPGASLADQLEFATTLRAKVGKNTGIPISIGLGPTKTLAKLANHLAKKRSPAGVYPLDANSPELAELDVAELWGVGPAYQRRLAAVGVTRVAELAQVSEGWMQKEFGVVGLRLLKEIKGQACYDLEPPVESRKSMVVSRSFAQDVQDLPALQEALARYATRLGEKLRHYEQQAGAITVFVWANRYKAPADGSLHCSAQSVELPLATSNTNELIHWAGRIAQHLYRPGVRYKKAGILATALRPQNSLQTNLFVDEQPSLRSAQLMQTLDAINKKMGRNQVYFAACGNQPQWGPKAERKSKRYTTCWGELLRV, encoded by the coding sequence ATGTACCTGCTGGCCGACTGCAACAATTTTTACGCCAGTTGTGAGCGCGTGTTCAATCCCCGGCTCTGTGGCTGTCCCGTGGTGGTGCTGAGCAACAACGACGGCTGTGTAGTGGCCCGCTCCAACGAGGCCAAAGCCCTGGGCATTGCCATGGGCGAACCTTTTTTCAAGATCAAAAGCCTGGTGCAGGAGCACAAGGTGGCGGTGTTTTCCAGCAATTATACCCTGTATGCCGACATGTCGGAGCGGGTCATGAACGTGCTGCAAGCCCATTGCCCGCACACCGAAGTGTACTCCATCGACGAAGCTTTTTTGCACCTGCGCCAGCCGGGAGCCAGCCTGGCCGATCAGCTGGAATTTGCCACAACCTTGCGGGCGAAGGTGGGCAAAAACACCGGCATCCCCATCTCCATTGGGCTGGGCCCCACCAAAACCCTGGCCAAACTGGCCAATCACCTGGCCAAAAAGCGCAGCCCAGCGGGCGTGTACCCACTCGACGCCAATAGTCCTGAACTGGCCGAACTGGACGTCGCCGAACTCTGGGGCGTGGGTCCGGCCTACCAACGCCGTTTGGCTGCCGTGGGCGTGACCCGGGTTGCCGAACTGGCTCAAGTGTCCGAAGGCTGGATGCAAAAGGAATTTGGCGTCGTGGGGCTGCGCCTGCTCAAAGAAATCAAAGGCCAGGCCTGCTACGACCTGGAGCCGCCCGTGGAAAGTCGCAAGTCGATGGTGGTGTCGCGTTCTTTTGCCCAGGACGTGCAGGATCTCCCCGCCTTGCAGGAAGCGCTGGCCCGCTACGCCACCCGCCTGGGCGAAAAACTGCGCCACTACGAGCAACAGGCCGGGGCCATTACCGTCTTCGTTTGGGCCAACCGCTACAAAGCCCCCGCCGACGGCAGCCTGCACTGCTCGGCGCAAAGTGTAGAACTGCCTCTGGCCACGAGCAACACCAATGAACTGATCCACTGGGCTGGCCGGATCGCGCAGCACTTGTACCGGCCCGGCGTACGCTACAAAAAAGCGGGCATCCTGGCAACAGCCCTACGCCCCCAAAACAGCCTGCAAACCAACCTTTTTGTGGATGAACAGCCCTCCCTGCGCTCGGCTCAATTGATGCAAACCCTGGATGCCATCAATAAAAAAATGGGCCGCAATCAGGTGTATTTCGCGGCTTGTGGCAATCAGCCGCAGTGGGGCCCGAAGGCGGAGCGCAAGTCGAAACGGTATACGACGTGTTGGGGGGAGTTGTTGCGGGTGTGA
- a CDS encoding helix-turn-helix domain-containing protein produces the protein MGRTEYPMTAQIFTSDNPDAPIQEIIAIKSDSNTDPLTHFVPPLGYPEIIFYLGNKQQIRNTTCTNGFIKGQYNIAQKIDFTPEYHFLSLKLHPFGLKQLFNFSAVDLLNAVMDIEEHPVTVTLLEQIQNSRNIDIAFIKQFLYTVEQLKVYPISNATKEFIKAVKGTEKNTIKHIIKDMGIGLRTIQRNFKNEVGLTPKEFLRIIRMKKIEHQLTKTTNVSQIIADFDFTDQSHLVKEFKLLRNYTPNELIKKKLLLSDQLPEPEFIPL, from the coding sequence GTGGGTAGGACAGAATACCCTATGACGGCTCAAATTTTTACATCCGATAATCCTGACGCTCCTATTCAGGAAATCATAGCGATAAAATCAGACAGCAATACTGATCCCTTAACTCATTTTGTCCCACCTTTAGGATATCCTGAAATTATATTTTACCTTGGAAACAAACAGCAAATTAGAAATACGACCTGTACAAACGGCTTTATAAAAGGACAATACAACATTGCTCAAAAAATTGATTTTACACCTGAATATCATTTTCTTTCGCTTAAGCTTCATCCTTTTGGATTGAAGCAATTGTTCAATTTCAGTGCGGTAGATTTACTCAATGCGGTGATGGACATTGAAGAGCATCCGGTCACGGTAACTTTACTTGAACAAATACAAAACAGCAGAAACATTGACATTGCTTTCATAAAACAATTCCTGTATACTGTAGAACAATTAAAGGTATATCCTATTTCAAATGCAACCAAAGAATTTATCAAAGCAGTAAAAGGAACCGAAAAAAATACAATAAAGCACATCATCAAGGATATGGGCATAGGATTAAGAACCATCCAACGAAATTTTAAAAACGAAGTGGGCTTGACGCCAAAAGAATTTCTCCGCATCATCAGAATGAAGAAAATCGAACATCAGCTTACAAAAACAACCAATGTATCCCAAATCATCGCAGATTTTGATTTTACCGATCAATCCCATTTGGTAAAAGAATTTAAATTGTTAAGAAATTACACCCCAAATGAATTGATCAAGAAAAAACTATTACTGTCTGATCAACTTCCTGAACCTGAATTCATCCCACTATAA
- a CDS encoding class I SAM-dependent methyltransferase, which yields MKRFHALEWEDLPWFPQSWRDYGTDYLRFIATKFDIYKPVLHLIKQGIDNSGQPEWIDLASGAGSGLINLAKALKSDQPNLKITLTDYYPNLQAFENTQRELPGIFEFETVAVNALSPPEHLQGKFKTIFGAFHHFRPNEARAILQNAVDTHSPIAIFEPVGRNFGSWSSMIFVPIFVLVFTPFIRPIRWQVLPFIYLLPIIPLYILWDGVASILRTYSEKEVHALVAAVEKSDTYAWEIGKTPGPMPIFYLLGYKK from the coding sequence ATGAAAAGATTTCACGCCCTGGAGTGGGAAGATTTACCATGGTTTCCCCAGAGTTGGAGAGATTATGGCACCGACTATTTGCGGTTCATTGCCACCAAGTTTGACATCTACAAACCTGTTTTACACCTGATAAAGCAAGGCATTGATAACAGTGGGCAACCGGAATGGATCGATTTGGCCTCGGGTGCTGGAAGTGGGTTAATCAATTTGGCCAAAGCATTAAAAAGTGATCAACCGAACCTGAAAATAACGCTCACGGATTATTATCCCAACCTCCAAGCCTTCGAAAATACGCAGAGGGAACTTCCCGGTATTTTTGAGTTTGAAACTGTTGCGGTTAATGCCTTGAGTCCACCGGAGCACCTGCAAGGCAAGTTTAAAACCATTTTTGGCGCTTTTCATCATTTCAGACCAAATGAAGCACGCGCAATCTTGCAAAACGCGGTTGATACCCATTCACCGATTGCCATTTTTGAACCCGTCGGAAGAAATTTCGGCAGTTGGTCTTCCATGATTTTTGTTCCAATATTCGTGCTGGTTTTTACGCCATTCATTCGACCAATACGTTGGCAGGTCTTGCCATTTATATACCTTTTGCCAATCATACCACTGTATATCCTGTGGGATGGAGTAGCTTCCATCTTAAGAACCTATTCGGAAAAAGAAGTGCATGCATTGGTGGCTGCAGTGGAAAAATCCGACACTTACGCATGGGAAATAGGGAAAACTCCCGGGCCAATGCCCATTTTTTATTTGCTTGGTTACAAAAAATAA
- a CDS encoding DinB family protein, whose translation MNWASEIDNITRAFESNFGHLTVEELNWKPNAQTWSVAQNIDHLMVVNETYFPVLAALEAETYKTPFLAKFSFIVSFFGKTVLNAVQPDRSKKMKTFPVWEPTSLPIKADLLQQFQLHQSELKQKIAAAKELLEKGVVISSPANRHIVYKLETAFDIIVAHEQRHLAQAKEVFK comes from the coding sequence ATGAATTGGGCAAGCGAAATTGACAACATCACACGCGCATTTGAAAGCAACTTTGGCCATTTAACGGTTGAAGAACTGAACTGGAAACCCAATGCTCAAACCTGGAGCGTTGCTCAGAATATCGACCATCTAATGGTGGTCAATGAAACCTATTTTCCCGTTTTGGCCGCGCTCGAAGCAGAGACCTACAAAACACCTTTCCTCGCAAAGTTCAGTTTTATCGTCTCGTTTTTTGGAAAAACGGTGCTCAATGCCGTCCAACCAGACCGCAGTAAGAAGATGAAAACATTTCCAGTTTGGGAGCCGACGAGCCTTCCAATCAAAGCCGACCTACTCCAACAATTTCAACTCCATCAAAGCGAATTGAAGCAAAAAATAGCCGCAGCAAAGGAATTGCTTGAAAAAGGCGTGGTCATTTCATCGCCTGCGAACAGACATATTGTGTACAAGCTGGAAACCGCATTTGACATTATCGTTGCCCACGAACAAAGACATTTAGCACAGGCAAAAGAAGTTTTTAAGTGA
- a CDS encoding DUF5675 family protein, with product MSIGRYQVRQTRNSKFYEQYQKDLSLKLKYVLTLEDVLGFSLIRVHPVAKIGDTRGCPLPGLATDMDTNSNFTVARSREALKRIHRHLDAFFDEKGMDFRVQVWWEVGRMLLIQFTTNDTTPDEPTFRSYKG from the coding sequence ATTTCGATAGGTCGGTACCAGGTCCGCCAAACTCGCAACAGCAAGTTTTATGAGCAGTACCAAAAAGACCTTTCGCTGAAGCTGAAGTATGTGCTGACGCTGGAGGATGTGCTAGGTTTTAGTTTGATCCGGGTACATCCTGTGGCGAAGATTGGCGACACTCGCGGCTGCCCGCTACCGGGTTTGGCTACGGATATGGACACCAATAGCAACTTTACCGTGGCCCGCAGCCGGGAAGCGCTGAAGCGGATTCATCGGCATTTGGATGCGTTTTTTGATGAAAAGGGGATGGATTTTAGGGTGCAGGTTTGGTGGGAAGTGGGCAGGATGCTACTGATTCAGTTTACTACCAACGATACTACTCCCGACGAACCGACGTTTAGAAGTTATAAGGGATAG